GGATGTGTGTCGTCCACTTAGATTTTATTTCTGTGTGTAGTTTCTGTCTTTTGAGTGATCACATTGAAAGCCTCCGTCTACATCTTGAATTTCCGATATTTTAATTAAGTTTGTCAGTGGACATCAGCTGGCTCTGTTCCATGGCATGCATTTACCATTGCTCCTTCACACTTCTAGTTCAATCAATTATGTATTGTTGTTCCCCTGCCCTGGAATTCGACCGTCTGAAGCGTCGACAACTTCTCGTTCTCTCGCACTGCGATGAAAACATATTAACAGATTCTCCTGTGCCGTTTAACTTGACCATTAAAGTGGGCACGCTAAATTCAATGAATGAGTTCGTGGTGGAATTGTGCCTTGCGATATTACACGACTGCGATTTATTTGTAGGCAAAGGGCAAATGTATTATTTTATAATTATTTGGGAGCTTAAGGGGGATAGTGCAAAGTCTCTCCAGTCCTATCATCCAATACAGCTGACCCCTTTTACTCAGTAAATAAGAGCCTGCTCTCACACAACAGTTCCCGTCTTTGAATCTTAgagcttccctccctctccctccccccccccccccccccccgccaccgttGAGTTCACCGTTGTCTGCTATTCTCCTCCCACTTAAAACAATATGAATATTTCTTTCTCCCAAAGGGCCGGATCTGCAGAAATATCATTTTACACGGAGCCAATAATTCAGTGAATCGATGACACGTGGATAAAGATTTGCATGAATAATTAATCATTGGTGACGCTGGGATGATGAAGACTTTAAAAGACAAACTTCGAAAGGGCTCAAAACCGCGCTTGTGCAGCAAAACATTCCTTTGTCACCTTCGACATGGCAGAATGGGTTTGGGTTCTTGCCTTGGTGACCTGTTTCCACTGTGAGCAGAGCGCAGAATGATCAATGTTGTGTCGTTTTAcattctgcttttttttcctaatGGTTCTGTATATTTATCTGTTTTTTTTCCCTATCAGCTATAAACGCGGAGACTACATTGACTCAGGACCCGTCTATATCAACCTCGCCGGGAACAACCGTCAAAATCACCTGTACCGTGTCAGGGGGCAGCATCGGTAGCTTGCACACGAGCTGGTACTGGCAGAAGCCGGGCAGCGCCCCTGTCTTCGTGTGGTATGAAGGCTCCACCAGAGGCTCCGGGATTCCAGAACGATTCACGGGTTCCGTTCAGTCATCCAGCAACCAAatgcatttaaccatcaccaacgTGCAAACTGAGGACGCTGCCGATTATTACTGTGGTGTGTGGGACGGCAGTAAATTCACCTTTGGGAGAGGAACCAAACTGAATCTAGGCAGTAAGTAAAGTATTCGCGGTGTGAAACACGAATCATTGAACTTAAGTTTTGCTTTCCATCATAAATCCTCGGTAGAAAGATCCTATTAGACCTAAGTAGAcaacgggtcgagcagcatctccggtagatacaatacaatacaatacaatatatctttattgtcattgtacccaggggtacaacgagattgggaatgcgcctcccatacgatgcactaatttaggtaatttagacagcagcaacccaacgaaacgaacagttgtaacagttttggacagggtaaagtgcaagttgatctatgcgttgtggccatccggctcagcaggaccggttcatagcagctatggccctggggatgaagctgttcctgagtctggaggtgcgggcatagaaggccttgtatcgtctgcccgatgg
This Rhinoraja longicauda isolate Sanriku21f chromosome 25, sRhiLon1.1, whole genome shotgun sequence DNA region includes the following protein-coding sequences:
- the LOC144605665 gene encoding immunoglobulin lambda-1 light chain-like; translation: MAEWVWVLALVTCFHSINAETTLTQDPSISTSPGTTVKITCTVSGGSIGSLHTSWYWQKPGSAPVFVWYEGSTRGSGIPERFTGSVQSSSNQMHLTITNVQTEDAADYYCGVWDGSKFTFGRGTKLNLGSPRPPTVSILAPSMGEVTTKSTATLVCLVNGFNPGAVDIEWTVDGSARSDGAATSRVQQETDNTFSASSYLTLPATVWNSHELYSCVVKHETQATPIKANIARSSCL